In the Kribbella sp. NBC_00482 genome, one interval contains:
- a CDS encoding glutamate--cysteine ligase, protein MGEEVDRVEFTRADRTAFREQVHRNLDAFARMLREDRFAPERPMTGIEIELNLVDERCDPAMKNSEVLSAIEDDAFQTELGQFNIEINVPPGQIDGLGLDNMESSIRESLNAAEDKAARTGSSMVVIGILPTLLTEHIRRDALSTNPRYALLNDQIFAARGEDVQISIDGVERLQVTADSIVPEAACTSTQFHLQVTPEAFPRYWNAAQAISGVQLAVGANSPFLFGKELLRETRIALFEQAADTRTHELKTQGVRPRVWFGERWITSIFDLFEENSRYYPALLPVTSDEDPIAVLDRGDTPALSELRLHNGTIYRWNRPVYDVVREKPHLRVENRVLPAGPTVVDTIANGAFYFGLVRALADDERPIWSQMSFSAAEENFHAAARTGIEAEVFWPGVGTARATELVLRRLLPLAVRGLDAWGVDVAVRDRLLGIIEQRCLTGRNGASWQAEEFHRLYTKGSHGRKDALRGMLRRYRDHMHDNTPVHEWPVD, encoded by the coding sequence ATGGGCGAGGAAGTCGACCGGGTCGAGTTCACCCGGGCGGACCGGACCGCGTTCCGCGAACAGGTGCACCGCAATCTGGACGCCTTCGCGCGGATGCTGCGCGAGGACCGGTTCGCGCCCGAGCGGCCGATGACCGGGATCGAGATCGAGCTGAACCTGGTCGACGAGCGGTGCGACCCGGCGATGAAGAACAGCGAGGTGCTGAGCGCGATCGAGGACGACGCGTTCCAGACCGAGCTCGGCCAGTTCAACATCGAGATCAACGTGCCGCCCGGCCAGATCGACGGACTCGGTCTGGACAACATGGAGTCGAGCATCCGGGAGAGCCTGAACGCGGCCGAGGACAAGGCCGCCCGGACCGGCTCGTCGATGGTGGTGATCGGCATCCTGCCGACGCTGCTCACCGAGCACATCCGCCGCGACGCGCTCAGCACCAACCCGCGGTACGCACTGCTCAACGACCAGATCTTCGCCGCCCGCGGCGAGGACGTGCAGATCTCCATCGACGGCGTCGAACGGCTGCAGGTCACCGCGGACAGCATCGTCCCCGAGGCCGCCTGTACGTCGACGCAGTTCCACCTCCAGGTGACACCGGAGGCGTTCCCGCGGTACTGGAACGCCGCCCAGGCGATCTCCGGCGTACAACTCGCGGTCGGTGCGAACTCGCCGTTCCTGTTCGGCAAGGAACTGCTCCGCGAGACCCGGATCGCGTTGTTCGAGCAAGCCGCCGACACGCGGACCCACGAACTGAAGACGCAAGGCGTCCGGCCGCGGGTTTGGTTCGGTGAACGATGGATCACCTCGATCTTCGACCTCTTCGAGGAGAACTCGCGGTACTACCCGGCGCTGTTGCCGGTCACCTCCGACGAGGATCCGATCGCCGTCCTGGACCGCGGTGACACGCCGGCCCTTTCGGAGTTGCGGCTGCACAACGGGACGATCTACCGCTGGAACCGGCCCGTGTACGACGTTGTCCGGGAGAAGCCGCATCTCCGCGTGGAGAATCGTGTGCTGCCGGCCGGGCCGACCGTCGTCGACACGATCGCGAACGGCGCCTTCTACTTCGGCCTGGTGCGTGCGCTGGCCGACGACGAACGGCCGATCTGGTCGCAGATGTCGTTCAGCGCCGCCGAGGAGAACTTCCACGCCGCGGCCCGCACCGGCATCGAGGCGGAGGTGTTCTGGCCGGGTGTCGGTACGGCGCGTGCGACCGAGCTGGTGCTCAGACGCCTTCTGCCGTTGGCGGTTCGCGGCCTCGACGCCTGGGGCGTGGACGTCGCCGTACGGGACCGGCTGCTCGGGATCATCGAGCAGCGCTGCCTGACGGGCCGTAACGGCGCGTCGTGGCAGGCCGAGGAGTTCCACCGCTTGTATACAAAGGGATCGCACGGCCGCAAGGACGCGTTGCGCGGGATGCTCCGCCGGTACCGCGACCACATGCACGACAACACGCCCGTGCACGAATGGCCGGTCGACTGA
- a CDS encoding MBL fold metallo-hydrolase has product MTFPDHWDDGTDPSTPDHQIHWYDERTAIIRQSLRTNFEGPFIYLLLGDERALVLDTGTGHVPLRPLIEELAGERELVVAHTHGHGDHVGGDGEFDKPVGRRAEEVAAYFGFADWPNGVVQLDLGGRVLDVLPIPGHHASHIAIYDRDTRLLLSGDSLYPGRLYVFDWPAFRASVARLAAFVADGNPVEWILGAHIELTTKPGQDYEMGEDRHPDEHELQLRPDVLTELAEVVAGAGEEPVRIDRDHFIVFPV; this is encoded by the coding sequence ATGACCTTCCCGGACCACTGGGACGACGGCACCGATCCGTCCACTCCCGACCATCAGATCCATTGGTACGACGAACGCACGGCGATCATCCGCCAGTCACTCCGGACCAACTTCGAGGGCCCGTTCATCTACCTCCTGCTCGGTGACGAGCGTGCTCTCGTGCTCGACACCGGCACCGGGCATGTGCCGCTCCGACCGCTGATCGAGGAGCTGGCGGGGGAGCGGGAACTGGTCGTCGCGCACACCCACGGCCATGGCGACCATGTCGGCGGCGACGGCGAGTTCGACAAGCCCGTCGGCAGGCGCGCCGAGGAGGTCGCGGCGTACTTCGGGTTCGCCGACTGGCCGAACGGCGTGGTGCAGCTCGACCTCGGCGGACGGGTGCTCGACGTCCTGCCGATCCCGGGCCACCATGCGTCGCACATCGCGATCTACGACCGGGACACGCGGCTGCTCCTCAGCGGCGACTCGCTCTACCCGGGACGCCTGTACGTCTTCGACTGGCCCGCGTTCCGCGCGAGCGTCGCACGGCTCGCGGCGTTTGTTGCTGACGGCAATCCGGTCGAGTGGATCCTGGGCGCGCACATCGAGCTGACGACCAAGCCGGGGCAGGACTACGAGATGGGCGAGGACAGGCACCCGGACGAGCACGAGCTGCAGCTGCGTCCCGACGTACTGACCGAGCTCGCCGAGGTCGTCGCCGGGGCGGGGGAGGAGCCGGTGCGGATCGACCGCGACCACTTCATCGTGTTCCCGGTCTGA